The DNA segment ATTCTCGGGGTGGCTAAAACTGCCACCCAAGACGAAATAAAAAAAGCTTTCCGTAAGCTTGCCCGCCAGTTTCATCCTGATGTCGCCAAGGACAAGAAAATGGCGGAAGAGAAATTTAAGGAAATCAATGAAGCCTACGAGGTTTTGAGTGACGCCGGGAAAAGAAATAAATATGATACGTTAGGGCCTGACTGGCAAAGTGGGGGGATGGGTGGATTTGGCGGGGCTCCCGGCTCCGGTGGGATGAGAGGGCCAGGACGTCCACGCACCGCCCAAGGCCCAGGCGGTTTTGAGTACCATTTTAACGGAACAGGATTCAGCGACTTTTTCGAGCAGATGTTTGGAGGATCCCGTGGTGGATTTGGCGGTGAGGATGATGAGGCTATCCGCGGAGGAGGATATGGAGGAAGGGGAGGGTATTCTGCCGAGGGTAATGATATCGAAGGTGATATCATGGTGACTCTAGAGGAGGCCCTGAAAGGTTCAGACCGACTGGTAAAGGTGCAGAAGACAAATCCTCAAACAGGGGAGGTAA comes from the Verrucomicrobiota bacterium genome and includes:
- a CDS encoding J domain-containing protein, which produces ILGVAKTATQDEIKKAFRKLARQFHPDVAKDKKMAEEKFKEINEAYEVLSDAGKRNKYDTLGPDWQSGGMGGFGGAPGSGGMRGPGRPRTAQGPGGFEYHFNGTGFSDFFEQMFGGSRGGFGGEDDEAIRGGGYGGRGGYSAEGNDIEGDIMVTLEEALKGSDRLVKVQKTNPQTGEVTPETFQVKIPAGVKEGQKIRLAGQGGKGVGRGKSGDLYLRVRFTKHPDLRVQDSDIYYDCELMPWAVVLGGEAEVPLIEGRVSVKIPAGAQHGQKLRLRGKGLPKGKEVYGDFYVVINIEVPKTATDEQQELWRKLQQTYE